Within the Ensifer adhaerens genome, the region TTCATCCAAAATTCCGGCGTTGTGCGGAAGTACTTGGCGAGCCGGAGGGCGGTATCCGTCGTTATCGGTGTCTGCTCCGCCGCTATACGTTCGATGCGGGTGCGAGGAACATTGAGCTTTTTCGCCAGTGCACCGGCACTCATGTTCAGGGGGAGCAGATACTCCTCGCGGAGGATTTCGCCCGGGTGGACCGGCGGAAGAATATGGGTCATCTCAAGCTCCCTGTCTGCCGTGCTTGGCCTTCAATGGTAGTCAACTATTTCAACGTCTTCGATACCGGCATCAGTCCAAACGAAGCATATGCGCCACTGATCATTGATGCGGATCGAATGTTGGCCTTCTCTATTCCCCTTAAGGGCTTCCAATCGATTGCCCGGAGGAGAACGCAAGTCCTCAAGAGCTGCAGCGTTGTTCAGGATTGTCAATTTCCGGACGGCCGACCTCACGATGTCCGAAGGAAAGCCCTTTGGTGCTTTGCCGCGGGCAACGGCTTCGGTTTTAGCGTCCTTGAATGACCTGATCACGTCTTTGCCCTTTATGCTTGTATCATATGGCGATACTGCTGAAAGTCAACCAGTACGTATCACCCGGCGATACGGATTCGCAACTGCGATCCTTTTACGCACCCGTAGGTAGCAATCCTTTGGTTCGATTCCGGTCAAGAGCACGGATGACGGCAAATGGCCAACGAGGGGGTGAGTGAAGCGAACAGGTGGCGCCCTTGCTGAGAAACGGCGACTGCACTGCCAGAATCCCACCCGCGGACCCCGCTCAGGCCTCCTGCGTTTCATTTCACGACAGCAAGACGCAAGGTGTCGGCTGATGCTTGCCCACCTAG harbors:
- a CDS encoding HigA family addiction module antitoxin; the encoded protein is MTHILPPVHPGEILREEYLLPLNMSAGALAKKLNVPRTRIERIAAEQTPITTDTALRLAKYFRTTPEFWMNMQTSFNLKTEEVALHSELELIPEIDRAA
- a CDS encoding type II toxin-antitoxin system RelE/ParE family toxin, which gives rise to MIRSFKDAKTEAVARGKAPKGFPSDIVRSAVRKLTILNNAAALEDLRSPPGNRLEALKGNREGQHSIRINDQWRICFVWTDAGIEDVEIVDYH